From the genome of Papaver somniferum cultivar HN1 chromosome 2, ASM357369v1, whole genome shotgun sequence, one region includes:
- the LOC113352060 gene encoding uncharacterized protein LOC113352060: MELRLISIGKRNAQQYNLPTTSEIAGLIVDNPEGDGTRDIIVDEKKSGLKNISELHPSYMALQYPLLFPYGEDSLHTDIPYDKDNTSVRDDELGFEKKRKNITMREYYAFRLQQRSNEGRTLIRGGRLFQQFVVDAYATIEQCRLKWVRCHQEEIRADVFQGIKEAVAAGDTEPGTAGRIILPSTFTGGPRQLGPPDLFITFTCNPKWFEITEALKKIPGQQPIDRPDIVSRVFHIKLKALMSDLEGSRHFGEAQGAIYTVEFQKRGFPHAHIILWLKPEDKPKTAAHVDSIIQAEFPDPEKDRVGYDAVCQYMLHGPCGAVKPNSPCMHHKKCSKKYPKKFCDKTSVDEKGGVSIKYLFKYLHKGSDRVNAILETPATKKKTSNDSDISDPKESTSDVSDTVAPNNKPKPKFDEIKKYLDCRYLSASEAFWRTLNFEIHYRRPCVERLPFHLEGEQLIYHKDTEDLRDVLERTDPDATKFLHWMKANREHVKARNLTYADFPSEWTWDTESKEWKPRKRGFNKIGRIYYVHPTAGEKYYLRILLNVQRGCQSYDDIKTVDCVTHLTFKAACLALGLLEDDGEWDHAIKEAAAIYINGKRLRELFVTLLLNCKVTEPKKLWSENWKLLADGIEHEHQKLYGNENLTYDDDDLKNYALQEIELIMWKCGRTLKEDEFSEIPYPDMSGIDVPRNHLVAEETSYDRINLLAEAESLKRELNIKQKIVFDSVIDSVEKKDGSLFFVCGSGGTGKTYLWRTIISYLRAQGKIVLAVASSGIASLLLPGGRTAHSRFKIPLRLNEQSCYNIFKKTNEADLLCRADLIIWDEAPMMHRNGLEAVQRTLADLMMEKNGGKELFGRKTLVLGGDFRQILPVIEEGSREEIVNASISRSKLWKHFKVFELTDNMRLLTGDTSVQKREEVEEFSKWVLDVGNGKLPTISLDGSKDTDWVEIPSDLLIRCQENHLDTIVRTMYPDLIIHMRDKNYLADRSILAPTNECVHNINSHILACIPGEEHTYLSADYIGPESTEYHSSVIFYDKEFLNKHECSGMASHKLTLKVGVPIMLLRNISQPDGLRNGTKLIVKQLGEKVIKSEILTGPGVGNIVFIPRIVMTTPETSLLFILHRRQFPVRVCYAMTINKSQGQSLPNVGVYVDKPVFTHGQLYVAVSRTTSRKGLKILIKKNDNEPEGYTQNVVYEEIFDNH, encoded by the exons ATGGAGCTGCGTCTTATTAGCATTGGTAAAAGGAATGCACAGCAATACAATTTGCCAACTACTTCTGAAATCGCTGGGCTTATCGTTGATAACCCCGAGGGTGATGGAACTAGAGATATAATTGTAGATGAGAAGAAAAGTGGCTTGAAAAATATATCTGAGTTGCACCCCAGTTACATGGCTTTACAATATCCACTTTTGTTTCCTTATGGTGAGGATAGTTTGCATACTGATATTCCATATGACAAAGACAATACTAGTGTAAGAGACGATGAATTGGGTtttgagaaaaaaagaaaaaatataactATGAGAGAGTACTATGCCTTTAGACTGCAACAACGATCAAATGAAGGGCGGACCCTTATTCGAGGAGGACGACTATTTCAGCAATTTGTAGTTGATGCATATGCTACTATTGAACAATGTAGATTGAAGTGGGTTAGATGCCATCAAGAAGAAATACGCGCTGACGTATTTCAAGGTATAAAAGAAGCAGTTGCAGCAGGAGACACTGAACCAGGTACTGCAGGTAGAATAATTTTACCATCTACCTTTACTGGTGGACCGAG ACAATTAGGACCACCAGACTTATTTATTACATTCACATGTAATCCAAAATGGTTTGAAATCACAGAAGCTCTAAAGAAAATTCCTGGACAACAACCAATTGATAGACCAGATATAGTTAGTCGCGTATTTCATATAAAACTGAAAGCACTAATGTCTGACCTTGAAGGAAGCAGACACTTTGGAGAAGCACAAGGAG CAATATACACTGTCGAATTTCAAAAAAGAGGATTTCCGCATGCACATATAATACTGTGGCTTAAACCCGAAGACAAGCCAAAGACTGCAGCACATGTTGATTCAATAATTCAAGCTGAATTCCCAGACCCAGAGAAAGATAGAGTTGGATATGATGCAGTCTGTCAATATATGTTACATGGTCCATGTGGGGCTGTCAAACCTAATTCTCCTTGCATGCATCACAAAAAATGTTCAAAGAAATATCCTAAAAAGTTCTGCGACAAGACAAGTGTTGATGAAAAGGG AGGTGTGTCCATAAAATACCTTTTCAAGTATTTACACAAAGGAAGTGACCGAGTAAACGCCATTCTGGAAACACCTGCAACAAAGAAAAAGACTTCAAACGATAGTGATATCAGTgatccaaaagaaagtacatcaGACGTCAGTGATACTGTTGCACCAAATAATAAGCCAAAACCGAAATTTGATGAGATTAAGAAATATCTTGACTGTCGTTATCTATCTGCCTCAGAAGCGTTCTGGAGAACATTGAACTTTGAAATTCATTATCGTCGTCCATGCGTAGAAAGATTACCATTTCATCTTGAAGGAGAGCAGTTGATTTATCATAAAGATACTGAAGACTTGAGAGATGTTTTGGAAAGAACCGATCCAGATGCAACAAAATTCCTTCATTGGATGAAAGCTAATAGAGAACACGTAAAAGCAAGGAACCTAACGTATGCAGACTTTCCTTCGGAATGGACATGGGATACAGAGTCTAAAGAATGGAAACCAAGAAAGAGGGGCTTCAACAAAATAGGACGCATCTACTATGTCCACCCCACTGCAGGAGAGAAATATTATTTGCGTATTTTATTGAATGTGCAAAGAGGTTGTCAGAGCTACGACGATATTAAAACAGTAGACTGTGTAACTCATCTGACATTCAAAGCAGCATGCTTAGCCCTAGGTTTGTTAGAAGATGACGGGGAATGGGACCATGCTATAAAGGAAGCAGCAGCGATATATATTAATGGAAAAAGATTGCGAGAACTTTTCGTTACACTTTTGTTGAATTGCAAAGTCACTGAACCTAAAAAACTATGGAGTGAAAACTGGAAACTTTTGGCAGATGGCATTGAACACGAACACCAAAAACTTTATGGGAATGAGAATTTAACttacgatgatgatgatttgaagaaCTATGCTCTTCAAGAAATCGAGTTAATAATGTGGAAATGTGGTAGGACTTTGAAAGAGGATGAATTTTCAGAGATTCCGTACCCAGACATGTCAGGAATTGATGTTCCTAGGAACCACTTAGTTGCAGAAGAAACAAGCTATGACAGGATTAATCTACTTGCCGAGGCAGAGAGTTTAAAAAGAGAGTTAAACATAAAACAGAAAATAGTGTTTGACAGTGTCATCGATTCAGTTGAGAAGAAAGATGGTagtcttttttttgtgtgtggaaGTGGTGGAACAGGTAAGACATATCTCTGGAGAACCATTATTTCTTATTTACGAGCGCAGGGTAAAATTGTTTTGGCGGTTGCTTCTTCGGGTATAGCGTCCTTACTATTACCAGGCGGCCGTACAGCTCATTCGAGATTCAAAATCCCATTGAGGCTTAATGAACAATCATGCTACAATATTTTTAAGAAAACAAATGAAGCCGATTTATTATGCAGGGCCGACTTAATTATCTGGGACGAAGCACCAATGATGCACCGAAATGGACTTGAAGCTGTCCAGCGAACCCTAGCTGATTTAATGATGGAAAAAAATGGAGGAAAGGAATTGTTTGGTAGAAAAACATTGGTTCTTGGTGGTGATTTCAGGCAAATTTTACCGGTAATTGAGGAAGGGTCGAGAGAGGAAATAGTTAATGCTTCTATAAGCAGGTCAAAACTATGGAAACATTTTAAAGTCTTTGAATTAACAGATAATATGCGTCTGCTGACCGGAGATACGTCTGTTCAAAAAAGAGAAGAAGTTGAAGAATTTTCAAAATGGGTTCTTGATGTGGGTAATGGTAAGTTACCAACAATCAGTTTGGATGGATCGAAAGATACAGATTGGGTGGAAATACCTTCAGATTTACTAATACGGTGTCAAGAAAATCACCTCGACACAATAGTACGAACAATGTATCCCGACTTGATAATACACATGCGTGATAAGAATTATCTTGCTGATCGGAGTATATTAGCGCCAACAAATGAATGTGTGCATAACATAAATTCACACATCTTAGCATGTATACCAGGTGAAGAACATACATATTTGAGTGCTGATTACATTGGACCAGAATCGACGGAATATCATTCGAGCGTTATTTTCTACGACAAAGAGTTTCTTAACAAGCATGAATGTTCTGGAATGGCTAGCCACAAGCTAACCTTGAAAGTTGGAGTGCCAATCATGCTACTCCGAAATATAAGCCAACCAGATGGACTACGCAATGGTACTAAATTGATTGTCAAACAATTGGGGGAAAAAGTAATTAAATCGGAGATACTCACAGGTCCAGGTGTTGGAAATATTGTTTTTATCCCGCGAATAGTAATGACTACACCCGAGACAAGTCTTCTGTTTATCCTGCATCGAAGACAATTCCCAGTAAGAGTATGCTATGCCATGACGATAAATAAAAGTCAAGGACAAAGCCTTCCAAATGTTGGTGTCTACGTAGACAAGCCTGTATTCACTCATGGTCAGTTGTATGTAGCTGTTTCAAGGACAACTTCGAGAAAAGGattaaaaatattaatcaaaaagaaCGACAATGAGCCTGAAGGATATACACAAAATGTTGTGTATGAGGAGATATTTGATAATCATTAG